A genomic stretch from Paraburkholderia dioscoreae includes:
- a CDS encoding fimbria/pilus outer membrane usher protein, with protein sequence MKDLPCCRSSVRSTELAGAFRLDPAAAVVTLACAVLGSVQPVRAQASEPVQAGAAVEFDTTFLRVDSNATVDVTRFAHGNAVSAGVYSVDLFINGIRVARHDVRFVAASEKTAARPCFSRQMLETLGVDFAKVAANNEAKAVTDAGATGECIDLAAAVPDATADFDFAEQKIALNVPQKYMRNVARGYVPPEMWQNGVNAAFLSYNANAYHSGGSGVESTQSYVGLNAGVNLGAWHFRHQSSVTQQGGAATQFDNIATYLQRDIITMKSQLTVGDGYTTGDVFDSVQFRGAQIATDDRMLPESLRGYAPIVRGTAESNARVTVRQNGQVIYETTVSPGPFEINDLYATGYGGNLDVTVTEANGRTKSFTVPYASVAQSLRPGTTRFSVTAGELRNSTLETNPNFAQFTLQRGLTNLVTVYGGAVAANGYMAADVGAALNTKFGALSADVTGAQTQIPDQGMSRGTSLRIGYSKFIDPTNTNIALAAYRYSTAGYMNLSDAASVRDLAMHGGDPDSVYRQRNRFQVTLNQNFKEYGTVFLNASAQQYWNRSGSDVFYQAGYNNRFKYGTYSISAGRTRNSNGSMSDQIMLSTTLPLGRDQYSPLLSTNLGSSGGNTNLQANVSGSLGERNQYSYSAYGAYGDGSGASTASAGASGTYRAPYAQLTGSASGGTGSSQVSAGISGSIVAHPGGVTFSQTVGDTFGVIEAPGAAGASVTSSPGVKLNGRGFAVVPYLTPYGINTVDIDPKGTSTDVEFESTSEQAVPRLGSVVMIKYKTVTGRAALIRAPQPGDKALPFGADVVDGNGKTVGIVAQDSRIFARGLEDKGSLFVKWGASASGQCRIDYMLPPQTGKAGAAYTSVEGHCVGETLTEKANLASGSTRQTNSKSN encoded by the coding sequence TGGTGCGTTCAGACTCGACCCAGCCGCTGCTGTCGTCACGCTGGCATGCGCGGTCCTGGGCAGTGTTCAGCCGGTACGCGCACAGGCGTCCGAACCGGTTCAAGCGGGCGCAGCCGTGGAGTTCGACACAACATTTCTGCGCGTCGATTCGAATGCAACGGTGGACGTCACGCGGTTTGCGCATGGCAACGCGGTATCCGCAGGCGTTTATTCCGTCGACCTGTTTATCAACGGTATTCGTGTTGCGCGCCATGATGTGCGTTTTGTGGCCGCGAGCGAAAAGACTGCGGCGCGACCTTGCTTCAGCCGGCAAATGCTGGAAACGCTTGGCGTCGACTTTGCCAAGGTCGCTGCGAATAACGAGGCGAAGGCGGTAACCGACGCCGGCGCTACCGGCGAATGCATCGACCTCGCGGCAGCCGTGCCCGACGCTACGGCGGACTTCGACTTCGCGGAACAAAAGATTGCCCTTAACGTACCGCAAAAATATATGCGAAACGTTGCGCGCGGTTACGTGCCGCCCGAGATGTGGCAGAACGGAGTCAACGCAGCTTTCCTGAGCTACAACGCGAACGCTTACCACAGCGGCGGATCTGGAGTCGAATCGACCCAGAGCTATGTCGGTTTGAATGCCGGGGTGAACCTCGGCGCATGGCACTTTCGCCATCAGTCGTCGGTGACCCAGCAAGGTGGCGCCGCCACGCAATTCGACAACATTGCGACCTACCTTCAGCGTGACATCATCACGATGAAGTCGCAATTGACCGTCGGCGACGGCTATACGACCGGCGATGTTTTCGACAGCGTGCAATTTCGCGGCGCGCAGATCGCCACCGACGACCGCATGCTGCCAGAATCCCTGCGAGGCTACGCGCCGATCGTGCGTGGCACGGCTGAATCGAACGCACGCGTGACGGTTCGTCAGAACGGCCAGGTGATCTACGAAACCACCGTCTCGCCGGGTCCGTTCGAAATCAACGACCTTTACGCGACCGGCTATGGCGGCAACCTGGATGTCACCGTCACCGAAGCCAACGGCCGTACGAAAAGCTTCACTGTGCCTTACGCCTCGGTTGCCCAGTCGTTGCGGCCCGGCACCACACGGTTTTCAGTCACCGCCGGCGAGCTCCGCAATTCCACGCTGGAGACAAACCCGAATTTCGCGCAGTTCACGTTACAGCGGGGGCTAACCAATCTGGTCACGGTCTATGGTGGCGCCGTGGCTGCTAACGGTTATATGGCCGCCGACGTGGGCGCCGCACTGAACACGAAGTTCGGCGCGCTGTCAGCTGACGTGACAGGCGCTCAAACGCAGATTCCGGATCAGGGTATGTCGCGCGGCACCAGCTTGCGCATCGGATACAGCAAGTTCATCGATCCGACCAACACGAACATTGCACTCGCGGCGTATCGCTATTCGACGGCGGGGTACATGAACCTGTCGGATGCAGCGTCCGTGCGTGACCTCGCTATGCACGGCGGCGATCCGGATTCGGTGTACCGGCAGCGCAACCGTTTTCAGGTCACGCTCAATCAGAATTTCAAGGAATACGGGACGGTCTTTCTGAACGCTTCCGCTCAGCAATACTGGAATCGCAGCGGCAGCGATGTGTTCTACCAGGCTGGTTATAACAATCGTTTCAAGTACGGCACGTACAGTATCAGCGCAGGGCGCACACGCAACTCGAACGGGTCAATGTCGGACCAGATCATGTTGAGTACCACGTTGCCGCTCGGTCGTGACCAGTATTCGCCCCTGCTGTCGACGAACCTCGGCAGTTCGGGCGGAAACACCAACCTGCAGGCCAACGTGAGCGGCTCGCTGGGCGAGCGCAACCAGTATTCGTATAGCGCGTATGGGGCGTACGGCGACGGCTCGGGCGCCAGTACCGCGAGCGCGGGCGCGAGCGGCACCTATCGCGCGCCATACGCGCAGTTGACGGGATCGGCGAGCGGGGGAACCGGCTCGAGCCAGGTGTCGGCGGGTATCAGCGGGTCGATCGTCGCGCATCCGGGGGGTGTCACGTTCTCGCAGACGGTGGGCGACACGTTCGGCGTGATCGAAGCACCCGGCGCCGCAGGCGCGAGCGTGACCAGTTCCCCCGGCGTCAAGCTCAATGGACGCGGCTTTGCGGTCGTTCCGTACCTGACGCCATACGGCATCAACACCGTGGATATCGATCCGAAGGGCACGTCGACCGATGTGGAATTTGAGTCGACGTCGGAGCAGGCGGTGCCGCGATTGGGTTCGGTGGTGATGATCAAGTACAAGACGGTGACCGGCCGCGCGGCGTTGATTCGTGCACCGCAGCCTGGCGACAAGGCGCTGCCATTTGGCGCGGACGTGGTCGACGGCAACGGCAAGACCGTGGGTATCGTCGCGCAGGACAGCCGGATTTTCGCGCGCGGACTCGAGGACAAAGGCTCGCTGTTCGTGAAATGGGGCGCGTCGGCCTCCGGGCAATGTCGTATCGATTACATGTTGCCGCCGCAAACAGGTAAGGCAGGAGCGGCCTACACGTCTGTGGAAGGGCACTGCGTGGGTGAGACGCTAACCGAAAAGGCGAACCTTGCTTCCGGCAGTACCAGGCAAACAAATTCGAAGAGCAATTAA
- a CDS encoding bifunctional acetate--CoA ligase family protein/GNAT family N-acetyltransferase: MTVRNLDALFRPKSVAVIGASERPGSTGAMVWTRVLDGGFEGPLWPVNPKYPTLGGHAVIGETGDLPEAPTVAVICTPPATWPGIIHKLGGLGTRAAIIVGEVRSDDDRLALRHALSAARPNLLRIVGPGSLGVVSPALHAHLGAPSCTVKAGGVAWVSQSNALTNAVLGWAQARGLGFSHAVALGAEADVDAGDVLDYLASDPGTRAILLELDSVRAARKFMSAARAAARNKPVLALRSGRADPADALYTAAFRRAGMVRVDSLDDLLDEIETLGVGRVAAGATATLITSDSGLATLACDAFAAAGDTLAPWPDEASEALRQALPHAVGGNPLRLGDDARPEHFGTALELLANQRGSGTAFVVHASTHSAPVGEVAQALIANQRFAYRGLLACFFGGVDAATRDALHAQGIPVHTTPQRLARAFARLVDYRMGRELLMQTPEGLPAQIPAAIDAAQAQAREALAEGGHQLIGVAAAQFLERFGLQVETAPQALDGAEASPGSTGKPIVDIVVELHDDDNFGPVFRFTAPAVDGISEPLRVYGLPPLNPMLARDIVARSRYAQLITPDPALAALTALSQAVCDVREIVGLRLTLRVYRDRVTVVGPSLSVAATRSRLAIVPYPRRFEETLDWQGLRVTVRPIRPEDETAHHDFVEAMTPEDLRLRFFGAVGSFDHSQLARMTQIDYDREMALIATVQSEEGFTRTLGVVRAVADPDNETAEFAVAVRSDQKGRRLGQLLMDRIIRYARARGIHWLIGEALRENVAMIALAKASGFTMTRTEDPGVVGFRMALDEPAEPGTGSAAPTAPG, encoded by the coding sequence GTGACCGTTCGCAATCTCGACGCCTTGTTTCGACCCAAATCCGTCGCCGTGATCGGCGCTTCCGAGCGGCCGGGCAGCACCGGCGCGATGGTGTGGACGCGCGTGCTGGACGGCGGCTTCGAAGGCCCGCTCTGGCCGGTCAACCCGAAGTACCCGACGCTCGGCGGCCATGCCGTGATCGGCGAGACCGGCGACTTGCCGGAAGCGCCCACGGTCGCCGTGATCTGCACGCCTCCGGCCACATGGCCGGGCATCATCCATAAGCTCGGCGGCTTGGGCACGCGCGCGGCGATCATCGTGGGCGAGGTGCGCAGCGATGACGACCGGCTCGCGTTGCGGCATGCGCTCTCGGCGGCACGGCCCAATCTGCTGCGGATCGTCGGGCCAGGCAGTCTCGGCGTGGTGTCGCCGGCGCTGCACGCGCATCTGGGTGCGCCGTCGTGCACGGTGAAGGCGGGCGGTGTCGCGTGGGTGTCGCAGTCGAATGCGCTGACCAATGCCGTGCTCGGCTGGGCACAGGCGCGCGGCCTCGGCTTTTCGCATGCCGTGGCGCTCGGCGCAGAGGCGGACGTGGACGCGGGCGACGTGCTCGACTATCTGGCCAGCGATCCCGGTACGCGCGCCATCCTGCTCGAACTGGACAGCGTGCGCGCGGCGCGCAAGTTCATGTCGGCGGCCCGCGCGGCGGCGCGCAACAAACCGGTTCTGGCGCTACGCTCCGGCCGCGCCGATCCCGCCGACGCGCTCTACACGGCCGCTTTCCGCCGCGCGGGCATGGTGCGGGTCGATTCGCTCGACGATCTGCTCGACGAAATCGAGACGCTGGGCGTGGGCCGCGTGGCGGCGGGCGCCACGGCCACGCTGATTACCAGCGACAGCGGCCTTGCCACGCTCGCCTGCGACGCCTTTGCCGCGGCCGGTGATACGCTCGCGCCGTGGCCCGACGAAGCGTCCGAGGCTCTGCGGCAGGCATTGCCGCATGCCGTCGGCGGCAATCCGCTGCGGCTTGGCGACGACGCGCGCCCCGAGCACTTCGGGACCGCCCTCGAACTGCTCGCGAACCAGCGCGGTTCGGGAACGGCGTTCGTCGTGCATGCGTCGACGCACAGTGCGCCGGTGGGCGAGGTGGCGCAGGCCTTGATCGCGAATCAGCGCTTCGCGTATCGCGGCTTGCTCGCGTGCTTTTTTGGCGGCGTGGATGCCGCCACGCGCGACGCGCTGCACGCTCAGGGCATTCCGGTTCACACGACGCCGCAGCGGCTCGCGCGCGCCTTCGCGCGGCTGGTCGACTATCGAATGGGGCGCGAACTGCTGATGCAAACGCCCGAGGGTTTGCCGGCGCAAATCCCCGCCGCGATCGATGCAGCTCAAGCACAGGCGCGCGAGGCGCTCGCGGAAGGTGGGCATCAACTAATCGGCGTAGCGGCGGCGCAGTTTCTTGAGCGTTTTGGCTTACAGGTGGAAACGGCCCCGCAGGCATTGGACGGCGCGGAAGCGAGCCCCGGTTCAACTGGCAAGCCCATCGTCGACATCGTCGTCGAGCTTCACGACGACGACAACTTCGGCCCCGTATTCCGTTTCACGGCACCAGCGGTCGACGGCATATCCGAACCGCTGCGCGTCTACGGTTTGCCGCCGCTCAATCCCATGCTCGCGCGCGACATCGTCGCGCGTTCGCGCTACGCGCAGCTGATTACGCCGGACCCGGCATTGGCTGCGCTGACGGCGCTCTCGCAAGCGGTGTGCGATGTAAGGGAAATCGTCGGTCTCAGGCTGACACTGCGGGTGTATCGCGATCGCGTGACGGTCGTCGGTCCTTCATTGAGCGTTGCGGCAACGCGCAGCCGTCTCGCGATCGTGCCCTATCCGCGCCGCTTCGAAGAGACGCTGGACTGGCAAGGCTTGCGGGTAACGGTGCGGCCGATCCGTCCGGAAGACGAGACCGCGCACCATGACTTTGTCGAAGCCATGACGCCTGAAGATTTGCGCCTGCGATTCTTCGGCGCGGTGGGCAGTTTCGACCACTCGCAACTCGCGCGAATGACGCAGATCGACTACGACCGCGAAATGGCGCTGATCGCCACCGTGCAAAGCGAAGAAGGTTTCACGCGGACGCTGGGCGTGGTGCGGGCGGTCGCCGATCCCGACAACGAAACAGCCGAATTCGCGGTGGCGGTGCGCTCGGACCAGAAAGGCCGGCGCCTCGGCCAGTTGCTGATGGACCGGATTATCAGATACGCGCGGGCGCGCGGCATCCATTGGCTGATCGGCGAAGCGCTGCGCGAGAACGTCGCGATGATCGCGCTCGCCAAAGCTAGCGGCTTCACGATGACGCGAACGGAAGATCCGGGTGTCGTCGGCTTTCGTATGGCGCTGGATGAACCGGCCGAACCGGGCACGGGGAGCGCGGCGCCAACCGCGCCGGGTTGA
- a CDS encoding peptide chain release factor 3 yields MSVSELKRRRTFAVISHPDAGKTTLTEKLLLFSGAIQIAGTVKGRKSNRYATSDWMEIEKQRGISVASSVMQFEYGDAVINLLDTPGHEDFSEDTYRVLTAVDAAVMVIDGANGVEAQTLKLLEVCRSRKTPIVTFINKLDREVREPLELLDEIEQHLGVAAVPFTWPIGMGKDFQGVYDIQRDQVRLFRAGQDKAGGEVETLHALSDEEGERRFGHAWVKAKEEIDLITGASPDFDREQFLAGQQSPVLFGSAINNFGVKEILDALVDLAPPPSMRMTVQRPVMPDEPKFTGVVFKVQANMDLAHRDRVAFIRVCSGHFERGMAVKVTRTNKTFRANNVVTFLSQRRETVSEAYPGDIIGIPNHGTLSLGDTLTEGEQLQFVGLPFFAPEIFQTVEVVDPMRAKQLGEALKQLGEEGAIQVFRPEVGGLMILGAVGQLQFEVVSHRLSTEYKVDVRMAPARYRMSRWVTCDDAAELRRFTDSYAARIALDASDAPTYLASHVSEIEVAQKAWPKIVFNELREHSGAPFKRAM; encoded by the coding sequence ATGTCAGTCTCCGAACTCAAACGCCGCCGCACGTTCGCGGTCATTTCCCACCCGGACGCGGGTAAGACCACGCTCACGGAAAAGCTGCTGCTGTTCTCGGGCGCGATTCAGATCGCGGGCACCGTGAAGGGCCGCAAGAGCAACCGCTACGCGACGTCCGACTGGATGGAGATCGAAAAGCAGCGGGGCATTTCGGTGGCGAGTTCGGTGATGCAGTTCGAGTACGGCGACGCCGTCATCAATCTGCTCGACACGCCGGGCCACGAAGACTTCTCTGAAGATACCTACCGCGTGCTCACCGCGGTCGACGCCGCCGTGATGGTGATCGACGGCGCGAACGGTGTCGAAGCGCAAACGCTCAAACTGCTCGAAGTCTGCCGCAGCCGCAAGACGCCGATCGTCACTTTCATCAACAAGCTCGACCGGGAAGTGCGCGAGCCGCTCGAACTGCTCGACGAAATCGAGCAGCACCTGGGTGTCGCCGCCGTGCCGTTCACATGGCCGATCGGCATGGGCAAGGATTTCCAGGGCGTCTACGACATCCAGCGCGATCAGGTGCGCCTGTTCCGCGCGGGGCAGGACAAGGCGGGCGGCGAGGTCGAAACGCTGCACGCGCTCAGCGACGAAGAAGGCGAACGCCGCTTCGGCCATGCCTGGGTCAAGGCGAAGGAAGAGATCGATCTGATCACCGGCGCGTCGCCGGATTTCGATCGCGAGCAGTTTCTCGCCGGTCAGCAATCGCCGGTGCTGTTCGGCTCGGCGATCAACAACTTCGGCGTGAAGGAAATTCTCGACGCGCTGGTCGATCTGGCGCCGCCGCCTTCCATGCGCATGACCGTGCAGCGGCCCGTGATGCCGGACGAACCGAAGTTCACCGGCGTCGTGTTCAAGGTGCAGGCGAACATGGATCTGGCCCACCGCGACCGCGTGGCATTCATCCGTGTGTGCTCGGGGCATTTCGAACGCGGCATGGCCGTGAAGGTGACGCGCACGAACAAGACGTTCCGCGCGAACAACGTGGTGACGTTCCTGTCGCAGCGTCGTGAGACGGTGAGCGAGGCCTATCCGGGCGACATCATCGGTATTCCGAATCATGGCACGCTGAGTCTCGGCGATACGCTGACCGAAGGCGAGCAACTGCAGTTCGTCGGCCTGCCGTTCTTCGCACCGGAAATTTTCCAGACGGTGGAAGTGGTCGATCCCATGCGCGCCAAGCAACTTGGCGAAGCGCTCAAGCAACTCGGCGAGGAAGGCGCGATCCAGGTGTTCCGTCCGGAAGTGGGCGGCTTGATGATTCTCGGCGCGGTCGGGCAACTGCAGTTCGAAGTGGTGTCGCACCGTTTGTCGACCGAATACAAGGTCGACGTGCGCATGGCGCCGGCGCGTTACCGCATGTCGCGCTGGGTGACTTGCGACGATGCCGCCGAACTGCGCCGCTTCACCGATTCATACGCGGCGCGGATTGCGCTCGACGCTTCGGATGCACCGACTTATCTCGCGTCGCACGTGTCGGAGATCGAAGTCGCGCAGAAGGCATGGCCGAAAATCGTGTTCAACGAATTGCGCGAGCATTCTGGCGCACCGTTCAAGAGGGCGATGTAA